In Brachypodium distachyon strain Bd21 chromosome 2, Brachypodium_distachyon_v3.0, whole genome shotgun sequence, one genomic interval encodes:
- the LOC100830207 gene encoding NAC domain-containing protein 73 isoform X1 — protein MTWCNSFNDVRAVENNLASAAAVAAAAKKQQQQQQQQQASSHVSLVRTCPACGHHAQYEQLQAAATIQDLPGLPAGVKFDPTDQELLEHLEGKARPDTRKLHPLVDEFIPAIEGENGICYTHPERLPGVGKDGLIRHFFHRPSKAYTTGTRKRRKVHTDEQGGETRWHKTGKTRPVFTDGKLKGYKKILVLYTNYGKQRKPEKTNWVMHQYHLGSDEEEKDGELVVSKVFFQTQPRQCGGSTGAAAAGSSIKSGAAAAAAAEHHHRQNDGGNNNTNNSMLKETPGMVDFYSPALIGYSSQAAPPNNRAAAAAAAAAAAAHLMPNFEVHTGGTGFGP, from the exons ATGACATGGTGCAATAGCTTCAACGACGTGCGCGCCGTGGAGAACAACCtggcctccgccgcggccgtcgcgGCAGCGgccaagaagcagcagcaacagcaacagcagcagcaggcctcCTCCCACGTCAGCCTCGTCAGGACGTGCCCCGCTTGCGGCCACCACGCGCAGTATGAACAG TTGCAGGCTGCGGCGACGATACAGGATCTGCCGGggcttccggcgggggtgaAGTTCGACCCGACGGACCAGGAGCTGCTGGAGCACCTGGAGGGGAAGGCCAGGCCCGACACGCGCAAGCTCCACCCGCTCGTCGACGAGTTCATCCCGGCAATCGAGGGAGAGAACGGCATCTGCTACACCCATCCCGAGAGGCTCCCAG GAGTCGGCAAGGACGGCCTAATCCGTCACTTCTTCCACCGTCCATCGAAGGCGTACACGACGGGCACTCGGAAGCGGCGGAAGGTGCACACCGACGAGCAAGGCGGCGAGACGCGGTGGCACAAGACGGGCAAGACCCGCCCCGTGTTCACCGACGGGAAGCTCAAGGGTTACAAGAAGATCCTGGTCCTCTACACCAACTACGGCaagcagcggaagccggagaAGACCAACTGGGTGATGCACCAGTACCACCTGGGCTCCGACGAGGAAGAGAAGGACGGCGAGCTCGTCGTCTCCAAGGTCTTCTTCCAGACGCAACCGCGGCAATGCGGTGGCTCCACgggcgcagcagccgccggGAGCAGCATCAAGagtggcgccgctgccgctgcagctgctgagcaccaccaccgtcAGAACGATGGTGGCAACAATAACACCAACAACAGCATGCTGAAGGAAACTCCAGGGATGGTAGATTTCTACAGCCCGGCACTAATCGGGTACAGCAGCCAGGCGGCTCCTCCTAACAACAGggcggcagccgcggcggcggcggctgctgctgctgctcactTGATGCCTAACTTTGAGGTGCACACGGGAGGGACAGGCTTTGGCCCCTGA
- the LOC100830207 gene encoding NAC domain-containing protein 73 isoform X2 has product MTWCNSFNDVRAVENNLASAAAVAAAAKKQQQQQQQQQASSHVSLVRTCPACGHHAQYEQAAATIQDLPGLPAGVKFDPTDQELLEHLEGKARPDTRKLHPLVDEFIPAIEGENGICYTHPERLPGVGKDGLIRHFFHRPSKAYTTGTRKRRKVHTDEQGGETRWHKTGKTRPVFTDGKLKGYKKILVLYTNYGKQRKPEKTNWVMHQYHLGSDEEEKDGELVVSKVFFQTQPRQCGGSTGAAAAGSSIKSGAAAAAAAEHHHRQNDGGNNNTNNSMLKETPGMVDFYSPALIGYSSQAAPPNNRAAAAAAAAAAAAHLMPNFEVHTGGTGFGP; this is encoded by the exons ATGACATGGTGCAATAGCTTCAACGACGTGCGCGCCGTGGAGAACAACCtggcctccgccgcggccgtcgcgGCAGCGgccaagaagcagcagcaacagcaacagcagcagcaggcctcCTCCCACGTCAGCCTCGTCAGGACGTGCCCCGCTTGCGGCCACCACGCGCAGTATGAACAG GCTGCGGCGACGATACAGGATCTGCCGGggcttccggcgggggtgaAGTTCGACCCGACGGACCAGGAGCTGCTGGAGCACCTGGAGGGGAAGGCCAGGCCCGACACGCGCAAGCTCCACCCGCTCGTCGACGAGTTCATCCCGGCAATCGAGGGAGAGAACGGCATCTGCTACACCCATCCCGAGAGGCTCCCAG GAGTCGGCAAGGACGGCCTAATCCGTCACTTCTTCCACCGTCCATCGAAGGCGTACACGACGGGCACTCGGAAGCGGCGGAAGGTGCACACCGACGAGCAAGGCGGCGAGACGCGGTGGCACAAGACGGGCAAGACCCGCCCCGTGTTCACCGACGGGAAGCTCAAGGGTTACAAGAAGATCCTGGTCCTCTACACCAACTACGGCaagcagcggaagccggagaAGACCAACTGGGTGATGCACCAGTACCACCTGGGCTCCGACGAGGAAGAGAAGGACGGCGAGCTCGTCGTCTCCAAGGTCTTCTTCCAGACGCAACCGCGGCAATGCGGTGGCTCCACgggcgcagcagccgccggGAGCAGCATCAAGagtggcgccgctgccgctgcagctgctgagcaccaccaccgtcAGAACGATGGTGGCAACAATAACACCAACAACAGCATGCTGAAGGAAACTCCAGGGATGGTAGATTTCTACAGCCCGGCACTAATCGGGTACAGCAGCCAGGCGGCTCCTCCTAACAACAGggcggcagccgcggcggcggcggctgctgctgctgctcactTGATGCCTAACTTTGAGGTGCACACGGGAGGGACAGGCTTTGGCCCCTGA